The Pecten maximus chromosome 12, xPecMax1.1, whole genome shotgun sequence genome includes a region encoding these proteins:
- the LOC117339162 gene encoding leucine zipper putative tumor suppressor 2 homolog isoform X6, with amino-acid sequence MVFQSPARGIIKPIAFKPVVLNHNYVNTRRMVDHRKYSQQDDGYGSQDYPMTNQRNVANMSHGSLNTESDRSASFSSDGHSKQFSPDRPESIRSFQMDSDHSTSFSSDGQSQKQYTPERSESIPSSNMSRISVNRLDGYVQTPSPSDSGVGELEAMLKEKDAEINTLRDVMEKNEKAIFQVYEEKKKSWSHDMKQVKDEYDQKLKVQQRKSYKTEQVLSLQVYKLQQEKKTMKEECDRSKTENEELKEKVKSYAQETERLELEVANISSHSKSISDDNESDLHLTVDSLNDSLALKTEEVIQLRKDLEEKQQELLDKDEEIGEKFREIVARTDEVQSLKDSLRRVSLESSIEMDTSCVSEKDLKSGGKSPNCDRVRSPGTSILAGEGLNEEVQRLRDEIEAHHDVLEKEREQWADEKNKVIRYQKQLQLNYVQMFRKNKLLEAEVEQLTLELESRDIKLMSINGEESVC; translated from the coding sequence TCACCAGCCCGTGGAATCATCAAGCCTATAGCATTCAAGCCTGTTGTTTTGAACCATAATTACGTCAACACTCGCCGGATGGTGGACCACAGGAAGTACTCTCAGCAGGATGATGGGTATGGGTCGCAGGACTATCCAATGACCAATCAGCGTAATGTTGCAAATATGTCACATGGATCGCTTAACACGGAGAGCGACCGATCGGCTAGTTTCTCGAGTGATGGTCACAGCAAACAGTTCAGTCCAGATCGGCCAGAGTCTATTCGCTCATTTCAAATGGACAGTGATCATTCGACGAGTTTTTCGAGTGATGGACAAAGTCAGAAACAATATACTCCAGAACGTTCAGAGTCCATACCTTCGTCAAATATGAGTCGCATTTCTGTGAATCGTTTAGATGGCTATGTGCAGACTCCTTCCCCTAGTGACAGCGGAGTAGGTGAGTTGGAGGCTATGCTGAAGGAGAAGGATGCAGAGATCAATACATTACGAGATGtaatggaaaaaaatgaaaaagccATCTTTCAGGTTTATGaggaaaagaaaaaatcttGGTCTCATGACATGAAACAAGTAAAAGATGAATATGATCAGAAACTTAAAGTACAGCAGAGAAAGTCATATAAAACAGAGCAGGTTTTGTCACTGCAGGTGTACAAATTACAGCAGGAGAAGAAAACCATGAAGGAGGAATGTGATCGGAGTAAAACCGAAAATGAAGAGCTGAAAGAAAAAGTGAAGTCATATGCGCAGGAAACTGAAAGACTAGAATTAGAAGTAGCAAACATTTCGTCACATAGTAAGTCAATTTCGGATGACAATGAAAGTGACTTGCATCTAACTGTGGACAGTTTGAATGACAGTCTTGCTCTTAAAACTGAAGAAGTTATTCAGCTACGTAAAGACTTAGAGGAAAAACAACAGGAACTCTTGGATAAGGATGAGGAAATTGGTGAAAAATTTAGAGAAATCGTTGCAAGAACTGATGAAGTTCAGTCTTTAAAAGACAGTTTGCGAAGGGTCTCTCTAGAATCTTCAATAGAAATGGACACATCTTGTGTTAGTGAAAAAGATTTAAAATCCGGAGGAAAATCTCCTAATTGTGATAGAGTGAGATCCCCTGGAACCTCCATCTTGGCTGGAGAAGGCCTTAATGAGGAGGTTCAGCGACTTCGGGATGAAATTGAAGCCCATCATGATGTTCTTGAGAAAGAAAGAGAACAATGGGCAGATGAAAAGAACAAAGTGATTCGCTATCAAAAACAGCTCCAGTTAAATTATGTGCAAATGTTTCGTAAAAATAAGCTTCTTGAAGCAGAAGTGGAACAACTGACACTGGAACTTGAGAGTAGGGATATTAAACTCATGTCTATCAATGGAGAGGAATCCGTGTGCTAG
- the LOC117339162 gene encoding leucine zipper putative tumor suppressor 2 homolog isoform X4 produces the protein MKPRNILNSPARGIIKPIAFKPVVLNHNYVNTRRMVDHRKYSQQDDGYGSQDYPMTNQRNVANMSHGSLNTESDRSASFSSDGHSKQFSPDRPESIRSFQMDSDHSTSFSSDGQSQKQYTPERSESIPSSNMSRISVNRLDGYVQTPSPSDSGVGELEAMLKEKDAEINTLRDVMEKNEKAIFQVYEEKKKSWSHDMKQVKDEYDQKLKVQQRKSYKTEQVLSLQVYKLQQEKKTMKEECDRSKTENEELKEKVKSYAQETERLELEVANISSHSKSISDDNESDLHLTVDSLNDSLALKTEEVIQLRKDLEEKQQELLDKDEEIGEKFREIVARTDEVQSLKDSLRRVSLESSIEMDTSCVSEKDLKSGGKSPNCDRVRSPGTSILAGEGLNEEVQRLRDEIEAHHDVLEKEREQWADEKNKVIRYQKQLQLNYVQMFRKNKLLEAEVEQLTLELESRDIKLMSINGEESVC, from the coding sequence TCACCAGCCCGTGGAATCATCAAGCCTATAGCATTCAAGCCTGTTGTTTTGAACCATAATTACGTCAACACTCGCCGGATGGTGGACCACAGGAAGTACTCTCAGCAGGATGATGGGTATGGGTCGCAGGACTATCCAATGACCAATCAGCGTAATGTTGCAAATATGTCACATGGATCGCTTAACACGGAGAGCGACCGATCGGCTAGTTTCTCGAGTGATGGTCACAGCAAACAGTTCAGTCCAGATCGGCCAGAGTCTATTCGCTCATTTCAAATGGACAGTGATCATTCGACGAGTTTTTCGAGTGATGGACAAAGTCAGAAACAATATACTCCAGAACGTTCAGAGTCCATACCTTCGTCAAATATGAGTCGCATTTCTGTGAATCGTTTAGATGGCTATGTGCAGACTCCTTCCCCTAGTGACAGCGGAGTAGGTGAGTTGGAGGCTATGCTGAAGGAGAAGGATGCAGAGATCAATACATTACGAGATGtaatggaaaaaaatgaaaaagccATCTTTCAGGTTTATGaggaaaagaaaaaatcttGGTCTCATGACATGAAACAAGTAAAAGATGAATATGATCAGAAACTTAAAGTACAGCAGAGAAAGTCATATAAAACAGAGCAGGTTTTGTCACTGCAGGTGTACAAATTACAGCAGGAGAAGAAAACCATGAAGGAGGAATGTGATCGGAGTAAAACCGAAAATGAAGAGCTGAAAGAAAAAGTGAAGTCATATGCGCAGGAAACTGAAAGACTAGAATTAGAAGTAGCAAACATTTCGTCACATAGTAAGTCAATTTCGGATGACAATGAAAGTGACTTGCATCTAACTGTGGACAGTTTGAATGACAGTCTTGCTCTTAAAACTGAAGAAGTTATTCAGCTACGTAAAGACTTAGAGGAAAAACAACAGGAACTCTTGGATAAGGATGAGGAAATTGGTGAAAAATTTAGAGAAATCGTTGCAAGAACTGATGAAGTTCAGTCTTTAAAAGACAGTTTGCGAAGGGTCTCTCTAGAATCTTCAATAGAAATGGACACATCTTGTGTTAGTGAAAAAGATTTAAAATCCGGAGGAAAATCTCCTAATTGTGATAGAGTGAGATCCCCTGGAACCTCCATCTTGGCTGGAGAAGGCCTTAATGAGGAGGTTCAGCGACTTCGGGATGAAATTGAAGCCCATCATGATGTTCTTGAGAAAGAAAGAGAACAATGGGCAGATGAAAAGAACAAAGTGATTCGCTATCAAAAACAGCTCCAGTTAAATTATGTGCAAATGTTTCGTAAAAATAAGCTTCTTGAAGCAGAAGTGGAACAACTGACACTGGAACTTGAGAGTAGGGATATTAAACTCATGTCTATCAATGGAGAGGAATCCGTGTGCTAG
- the LOC117339162 gene encoding leucine zipper putative tumor suppressor 2 homolog isoform X3 translates to MLSNHLPMFHSGDLESPARGIIKPIAFKPVVLNHNYVNTRRMVDHRKYSQQDDGYGSQDYPMTNQRNVANMSHGSLNTESDRSASFSSDGHSKQFSPDRPESIRSFQMDSDHSTSFSSDGQSQKQYTPERSESIPSSNMSRISVNRLDGYVQTPSPSDSGVGELEAMLKEKDAEINTLRDVMEKNEKAIFQVYEEKKKSWSHDMKQVKDEYDQKLKVQQRKSYKTEQVLSLQVYKLQQEKKTMKEECDRSKTENEELKEKVKSYAQETERLELEVANISSHSKSISDDNESDLHLTVDSLNDSLALKTEEVIQLRKDLEEKQQELLDKDEEIGEKFREIVARTDEVQSLKDSLRRVSLESSIEMDTSCVSEKDLKSGGKSPNCDRVRSPGTSILAGEGLNEEVQRLRDEIEAHHDVLEKEREQWADEKNKVIRYQKQLQLNYVQMFRKNKLLEAEVEQLTLELESRDIKLMSINGEESVC, encoded by the coding sequence TCACCAGCCCGTGGAATCATCAAGCCTATAGCATTCAAGCCTGTTGTTTTGAACCATAATTACGTCAACACTCGCCGGATGGTGGACCACAGGAAGTACTCTCAGCAGGATGATGGGTATGGGTCGCAGGACTATCCAATGACCAATCAGCGTAATGTTGCAAATATGTCACATGGATCGCTTAACACGGAGAGCGACCGATCGGCTAGTTTCTCGAGTGATGGTCACAGCAAACAGTTCAGTCCAGATCGGCCAGAGTCTATTCGCTCATTTCAAATGGACAGTGATCATTCGACGAGTTTTTCGAGTGATGGACAAAGTCAGAAACAATATACTCCAGAACGTTCAGAGTCCATACCTTCGTCAAATATGAGTCGCATTTCTGTGAATCGTTTAGATGGCTATGTGCAGACTCCTTCCCCTAGTGACAGCGGAGTAGGTGAGTTGGAGGCTATGCTGAAGGAGAAGGATGCAGAGATCAATACATTACGAGATGtaatggaaaaaaatgaaaaagccATCTTTCAGGTTTATGaggaaaagaaaaaatcttGGTCTCATGACATGAAACAAGTAAAAGATGAATATGATCAGAAACTTAAAGTACAGCAGAGAAAGTCATATAAAACAGAGCAGGTTTTGTCACTGCAGGTGTACAAATTACAGCAGGAGAAGAAAACCATGAAGGAGGAATGTGATCGGAGTAAAACCGAAAATGAAGAGCTGAAAGAAAAAGTGAAGTCATATGCGCAGGAAACTGAAAGACTAGAATTAGAAGTAGCAAACATTTCGTCACATAGTAAGTCAATTTCGGATGACAATGAAAGTGACTTGCATCTAACTGTGGACAGTTTGAATGACAGTCTTGCTCTTAAAACTGAAGAAGTTATTCAGCTACGTAAAGACTTAGAGGAAAAACAACAGGAACTCTTGGATAAGGATGAGGAAATTGGTGAAAAATTTAGAGAAATCGTTGCAAGAACTGATGAAGTTCAGTCTTTAAAAGACAGTTTGCGAAGGGTCTCTCTAGAATCTTCAATAGAAATGGACACATCTTGTGTTAGTGAAAAAGATTTAAAATCCGGAGGAAAATCTCCTAATTGTGATAGAGTGAGATCCCCTGGAACCTCCATCTTGGCTGGAGAAGGCCTTAATGAGGAGGTTCAGCGACTTCGGGATGAAATTGAAGCCCATCATGATGTTCTTGAGAAAGAAAGAGAACAATGGGCAGATGAAAAGAACAAAGTGATTCGCTATCAAAAACAGCTCCAGTTAAATTATGTGCAAATGTTTCGTAAAAATAAGCTTCTTGAAGCAGAAGTGGAACAACTGACACTGGAACTTGAGAGTAGGGATATTAAACTCATGTCTATCAATGGAGAGGAATCCGTGTGCTAG
- the LOC117339162 gene encoding leucine zipper putative tumor suppressor 2 homolog isoform X5: MTSNVQSPARGIIKPIAFKPVVLNHNYVNTRRMVDHRKYSQQDDGYGSQDYPMTNQRNVANMSHGSLNTESDRSASFSSDGHSKQFSPDRPESIRSFQMDSDHSTSFSSDGQSQKQYTPERSESIPSSNMSRISVNRLDGYVQTPSPSDSGVGELEAMLKEKDAEINTLRDVMEKNEKAIFQVYEEKKKSWSHDMKQVKDEYDQKLKVQQRKSYKTEQVLSLQVYKLQQEKKTMKEECDRSKTENEELKEKVKSYAQETERLELEVANISSHSKSISDDNESDLHLTVDSLNDSLALKTEEVIQLRKDLEEKQQELLDKDEEIGEKFREIVARTDEVQSLKDSLRRVSLESSIEMDTSCVSEKDLKSGGKSPNCDRVRSPGTSILAGEGLNEEVQRLRDEIEAHHDVLEKEREQWADEKNKVIRYQKQLQLNYVQMFRKNKLLEAEVEQLTLELESRDIKLMSINGEESVC, from the coding sequence TCACCAGCCCGTGGAATCATCAAGCCTATAGCATTCAAGCCTGTTGTTTTGAACCATAATTACGTCAACACTCGCCGGATGGTGGACCACAGGAAGTACTCTCAGCAGGATGATGGGTATGGGTCGCAGGACTATCCAATGACCAATCAGCGTAATGTTGCAAATATGTCACATGGATCGCTTAACACGGAGAGCGACCGATCGGCTAGTTTCTCGAGTGATGGTCACAGCAAACAGTTCAGTCCAGATCGGCCAGAGTCTATTCGCTCATTTCAAATGGACAGTGATCATTCGACGAGTTTTTCGAGTGATGGACAAAGTCAGAAACAATATACTCCAGAACGTTCAGAGTCCATACCTTCGTCAAATATGAGTCGCATTTCTGTGAATCGTTTAGATGGCTATGTGCAGACTCCTTCCCCTAGTGACAGCGGAGTAGGTGAGTTGGAGGCTATGCTGAAGGAGAAGGATGCAGAGATCAATACATTACGAGATGtaatggaaaaaaatgaaaaagccATCTTTCAGGTTTATGaggaaaagaaaaaatcttGGTCTCATGACATGAAACAAGTAAAAGATGAATATGATCAGAAACTTAAAGTACAGCAGAGAAAGTCATATAAAACAGAGCAGGTTTTGTCACTGCAGGTGTACAAATTACAGCAGGAGAAGAAAACCATGAAGGAGGAATGTGATCGGAGTAAAACCGAAAATGAAGAGCTGAAAGAAAAAGTGAAGTCATATGCGCAGGAAACTGAAAGACTAGAATTAGAAGTAGCAAACATTTCGTCACATAGTAAGTCAATTTCGGATGACAATGAAAGTGACTTGCATCTAACTGTGGACAGTTTGAATGACAGTCTTGCTCTTAAAACTGAAGAAGTTATTCAGCTACGTAAAGACTTAGAGGAAAAACAACAGGAACTCTTGGATAAGGATGAGGAAATTGGTGAAAAATTTAGAGAAATCGTTGCAAGAACTGATGAAGTTCAGTCTTTAAAAGACAGTTTGCGAAGGGTCTCTCTAGAATCTTCAATAGAAATGGACACATCTTGTGTTAGTGAAAAAGATTTAAAATCCGGAGGAAAATCTCCTAATTGTGATAGAGTGAGATCCCCTGGAACCTCCATCTTGGCTGGAGAAGGCCTTAATGAGGAGGTTCAGCGACTTCGGGATGAAATTGAAGCCCATCATGATGTTCTTGAGAAAGAAAGAGAACAATGGGCAGATGAAAAGAACAAAGTGATTCGCTATCAAAAACAGCTCCAGTTAAATTATGTGCAAATGTTTCGTAAAAATAAGCTTCTTGAAGCAGAAGTGGAACAACTGACACTGGAACTTGAGAGTAGGGATATTAAACTCATGTCTATCAATGGAGAGGAATCCGTGTGCTAG
- the LOC117339162 gene encoding leucine zipper putative tumor suppressor 2 homolog isoform X2 produces MEYDICGVGIHIIMKPNMSPARGIIKPIAFKPVVLNHNYVNTRRMVDHRKYSQQDDGYGSQDYPMTNQRNVANMSHGSLNTESDRSASFSSDGHSKQFSPDRPESIRSFQMDSDHSTSFSSDGQSQKQYTPERSESIPSSNMSRISVNRLDGYVQTPSPSDSGVGELEAMLKEKDAEINTLRDVMEKNEKAIFQVYEEKKKSWSHDMKQVKDEYDQKLKVQQRKSYKTEQVLSLQVYKLQQEKKTMKEECDRSKTENEELKEKVKSYAQETERLELEVANISSHSKSISDDNESDLHLTVDSLNDSLALKTEEVIQLRKDLEEKQQELLDKDEEIGEKFREIVARTDEVQSLKDSLRRVSLESSIEMDTSCVSEKDLKSGGKSPNCDRVRSPGTSILAGEGLNEEVQRLRDEIEAHHDVLEKEREQWADEKNKVIRYQKQLQLNYVQMFRKNKLLEAEVEQLTLELESRDIKLMSINGEESVC; encoded by the exons ATGGAATATGATATCTGTGGTGTAGGTATACACATCATCATGAAGCCAAATATG TCACCAGCCCGTGGAATCATCAAGCCTATAGCATTCAAGCCTGTTGTTTTGAACCATAATTACGTCAACACTCGCCGGATGGTGGACCACAGGAAGTACTCTCAGCAGGATGATGGGTATGGGTCGCAGGACTATCCAATGACCAATCAGCGTAATGTTGCAAATATGTCACATGGATCGCTTAACACGGAGAGCGACCGATCGGCTAGTTTCTCGAGTGATGGTCACAGCAAACAGTTCAGTCCAGATCGGCCAGAGTCTATTCGCTCATTTCAAATGGACAGTGATCATTCGACGAGTTTTTCGAGTGATGGACAAAGTCAGAAACAATATACTCCAGAACGTTCAGAGTCCATACCTTCGTCAAATATGAGTCGCATTTCTGTGAATCGTTTAGATGGCTATGTGCAGACTCCTTCCCCTAGTGACAGCGGAGTAGGTGAGTTGGAGGCTATGCTGAAGGAGAAGGATGCAGAGATCAATACATTACGAGATGtaatggaaaaaaatgaaaaagccATCTTTCAGGTTTATGaggaaaagaaaaaatcttGGTCTCATGACATGAAACAAGTAAAAGATGAATATGATCAGAAACTTAAAGTACAGCAGAGAAAGTCATATAAAACAGAGCAGGTTTTGTCACTGCAGGTGTACAAATTACAGCAGGAGAAGAAAACCATGAAGGAGGAATGTGATCGGAGTAAAACCGAAAATGAAGAGCTGAAAGAAAAAGTGAAGTCATATGCGCAGGAAACTGAAAGACTAGAATTAGAAGTAGCAAACATTTCGTCACATAGTAAGTCAATTTCGGATGACAATGAAAGTGACTTGCATCTAACTGTGGACAGTTTGAATGACAGTCTTGCTCTTAAAACTGAAGAAGTTATTCAGCTACGTAAAGACTTAGAGGAAAAACAACAGGAACTCTTGGATAAGGATGAGGAAATTGGTGAAAAATTTAGAGAAATCGTTGCAAGAACTGATGAAGTTCAGTCTTTAAAAGACAGTTTGCGAAGGGTCTCTCTAGAATCTTCAATAGAAATGGACACATCTTGTGTTAGTGAAAAAGATTTAAAATCCGGAGGAAAATCTCCTAATTGTGATAGAGTGAGATCCCCTGGAACCTCCATCTTGGCTGGAGAAGGCCTTAATGAGGAGGTTCAGCGACTTCGGGATGAAATTGAAGCCCATCATGATGTTCTTGAGAAAGAAAGAGAACAATGGGCAGATGAAAAGAACAAAGTGATTCGCTATCAAAAACAGCTCCAGTTAAATTATGTGCAAATGTTTCGTAAAAATAAGCTTCTTGAAGCAGAAGTGGAACAACTGACACTGGAACTTGAGAGTAGGGATATTAAACTCATGTCTATCAATGGAGAGGAATCCGTGTGCTAG